In Opitutaceae bacterium, the sequence CATCGTCGCTCGAGTTGTCGTTTCGAGTAACCTGCGGGATTGGCTTGTTCAGAACGGGGCGCCCTCGGACGGTATCCATGTAGTTCGCGCTGGCGTCCCAACCCATGAAGGGGCTGCGAGACGAACGCGCCCAAAGGGGCCGGTTCGTCTCGTTTTCGTGGGTCGCTTGGTCGACGCGAAACAGCCAAGGGTGCTTGCCGAGATTGCCTATCATCTCTCCGCGGAGGGCCATGAGTTCCAGCTGGAAATTGCGGGCGATGGACCTGATGCGAGTTGGGTCGTCGATGAGTTGCTTCCACGATATCCTGAGTCAGTTATCTGGCACGGCGAGATGGACAGGGAGGAAGTTGGTCGAGTTCTCGACTCTGCCGATTTTCTTATTCTGCCATCGAAGGAAGAAGGCTTGGCGCTCGTGCTGTTGGAAGCGATGCAAAGGGGAGTTATACCGTTGGCAACCCTGGTCGGAGGACAAAGCGAGCTCGTCAGTGACGAGTGCGGAGTCCTTTTCCCGGTGACCCCGGCACTCTCGGAGTCCATGGCCGAGACGATCATGAAGCTCTGGGCTGATCCTGCGCGGCTTGAGGCGATGGCCGAGTCGTGTCGCGAACGGATAAGGAACTGCTTCTCTACCAAGCGGTTTGCGAACGATGTGGCGGCGCTTCTGCAGGCTCTGGAGCGTAGGCCCTCAGCTGAACGCCATTCCTCCCCGGGGCAGTTTATCCCCATGAACGAAGATCAACAGCGTGAGTTGATCGGTGCTCCAAGGTTTTCGTTGCCCGTGGACGAATGGCAGCGTGCTCGGGACCAAGGCAAGCAGTTGGTGCGCTTAGCGTCCCATGTGGCTTCCTATCTCAGGCAATCGCCGCTGGGCCCTGTGTTCACTCGATTCGAAGCTCGCTACGGGTCTAAAATTGGCCGGACAATAGTCAGGCTGGCGAAGATTTAGCAGATGTCCGTGATAAGAGACCGCCGGCCGTTTCTTCCCAAAGGGTGAAATGCCCTAGACGAATCCCAATTTCCGGAGTGCGCGTTTGATTGCTGAGCTTCAAACCTGGATCTGGATTAGCAGGCCCGGTCCCCACCCACACCTCCATCCCGCAGGCCTGCGCCTCAAGCACGGCGTTCGACATGCCTTCGTAGTGCGAAAAGTTTATCATCACGTGGCAGTGTTGGTACTGCGAGTGCAGTTCCTCCTTCGTAAGCCAGCCGTGCCACGTGATCCTTCCGGACAGCCCGAGATCTCTCGCCAAGGTTTCCAAATCGGCGCGCTGGGGGCCGTCGCCCACGAGGTGAAATTCGAACTCCTCGCCGTTTCGCATCTTCTGCGCGAGCGCCTCAAAGATTCCAGGGATGTTCTTCTGCGGCTGAAAGCGTCCGACAAAGAGGTACCGCCGCGGCAGGGCAGGGCGGGGCTCGGCCGGCGGATGCCAGAAAACGGTGTCAACGCCGTTGGGCACAACCGAGACCGGGAAGGGATCGGCTTTTTCAGAGGCTGCCTTTAGGGCGTCTGAGTTTGCGATGACCGCCCGGGCCTGTCGCATGACGGCATGCCGCAGGGGGCGCAGCCAGCGATGCATGCGGTCCAGCGAGGGTTCGTTGCCGGGCACGTCTCCGCCGCGCAGAAGCACGAGGTAAGGAACTCGCGTCGCTCGCCAGCCCCACCAGGCAATGGGACCGCACGGAATCGAGAAAAAGGCCCACATCACGTCGGGTTTTTCATCCCGCAGAACCCGCCGAATGCGAAGGCCGGCGTGCCAAACAAAGCTCGCCATCTCGGAAAGGGACGCGCGGTCCACCCGGGCGCGCTTCGAGGGCACCTCAATGAGGCGTACTCCGTTCGGTACATGATCCGGGCTTCTTCCGGGGTAGGCCGATGTGAGGACCACCGCCTCGTGTCCAAGCGCCAACAAGGCACGCGCAAGTTCATAGGTCGCATTCCCGGCCCCGCCTCCAACGGGTGGGAACTCGTAATTGATGAGCAGGACTTTCATTGTGCGCCCCGCCATGCGGAGAGAACCCACTCGCACCACAGGTAGGCGCGTTCATCAGCGCGGCCCGCACAATGCTCAGCCAGCCGCGCCGCGGCGAAGCGGGGATTCCATGCCTTCGCCGGCTCAAGGGTCAGGGCGCCTGTCTTGAACCAGGCCCCAATGGGCACCCCAAAGCCCTTCTTCGCACGCGTCAGCGTTGCCGCGGGCAAGAGGGGCGCCAGCGCCCGCTTCAACAAGACCTTCGTCTGTTTGCCGTCGCATTTCAGGCGGCTCGGAAGGCGCCTCGCAAAGTCGACCACATCCTTGTCGAGAAACGGCGACCGGACCTCCAGCCCGTGCATCATGCTCGCACGATCCACCTTGGTGAGAATGTCGTCGCGAAGGTACAGGTCGGAATAGAACTGCACAGTGCGATCAACCGGGTCCAAGCCCTGCGAGCGTTCCCACGCCTGTATCGCTTCGCTGAATACATCCTCGCTGTCGAGCGACCGGCCGAGCAGCTCCGACAACGCTTCCGGGGGGACCGGCGCCATCCACACCGGGAGTTGGAGCGACTCGGCCACACCAAGGCCCCGAAGGGTGCGCTTGAGTTTGAAATCCAGGCTCATGTTCCGGTGGGAAACCGGAAGGCGCCCCGCCGCCCACGCGATCGCCGGGTGCAACGCACGTGGCATCCAGCGGCGATAGGTCGCCGCGTGGCGAAGCGCCAAAAACGGGTCGTAGCCGGCGAAAAGCTCGTCCGCGCCATCCCCGCTCAACGCCACCGTCACCTGCTCGCGCGCGAACCCGCTCAGGAGATGCGTGGGCAACAGCGAGCTGTCCGCCATGGGCTCATCAAGCTTCGACGCGATCTCAGGCAGCAGGGTGCGCGCCTTCTCCATCGAAAGGGTACGGAGTTGGTGGCGGGTGTTGAGATGCGCCGCGACTTGGGCGGCGTGCGCGGATTCATCAAAGCTGGGTTCCTCAAACCCAATCGTGAAGGTCGAGAGTGAGCCCTTCGCCAGCTGAGTGGAGGCGAAAGCAGCAACAGCCGAAGAGTCGACCCCTCCGCTCAGGAACACGCCCACGGGCACGTCTGCAATCAGACGCCTCCCCACCGCGCGGGCGAGATGGTGCCGCAGTTCCTCGTCCAGCAGCCTCTCGTCCACAGGGGTGTTTTCAGGTTCCAACACGAACCGCCACCACTCCCGCGACCGGGAACCCACGCCTGCAGGCGCCAGGGTCACGGAATGCCCGCCCGGCAGCTTGTGCACGCCACGGATCAGCGTCAGAGGGGCCGGAATGTACCCGTAGGCATAGTACTTCTGGAGCGCACGCTCGTCGATGTCCCTCTTCCCCGGCGCGTCGGGGTGCAGGAGAAGCGCGCTCAACTCCGAGGCGAAGGCAAATGTGCCATTTCTTTCGAAGTAGAAAAGGGGTTTTTTGCCAAATCGATCACGACTGAGGAAGGTCTCGCCAGTGTCGCTGTCGTGCAGGGCGAAGGCCCACATGCCGTTCAAGCGTTCTTGGAGCGCGGCACCCCAAGTGCGATACCCTTCGAGCAACACTTCCGTATCCGAATGGTCGGTTGCGAACCGCGATCCCTGCTGCTCCAACTGCGAGCGTAGTTCGCGATGGTTGTAGATCTCGCCGTTGAAGACGATTGTGAAGCGTCCATCCCGGGACTTCATCGGCTGGGCCCCGCAGGCGAGGTCAACGACGGCAAGACGGCGGTGTCCAAAATGCACCCGTCCCGCGGCATCGCTCCAAACGCCTTCGCCGTCAGGTCCGCGATGCTGCAGGGCGCGCGTCATTGCGCGAAGGGCCTTTCCATCCGCCCGTCCGACAAAGCCACAGATGCCGCACATACTCAGACCGCGTCGTAGCGCGGATCAATGTTGTCGCCACGGGCTATGAGATAGGTCGGTTTGTCCTGGGACTCGTGATATGTACGGATGCTCAACTCGGCCAGCAATCCCATCAGAAAACAGAGGGTCCCGACGAGCATGAACGTTCCCGAGATGAGGGGAAGCGGGGTTTCGATGAACGATTTCCCGCCCAGAAACTTGTAGTACACGGCACCGAGCGCCGCCAGGAGGCTGCAGCCCAAGCTCAACACACCGAAGCCCCCAAACAGGTACATGGGCTTCTGTGCGTACCGCTGCAGGAAGAGAACGACGAGAAGGTCGAAAAGTACCTTAAAGGAACGTTCCAGTCCATACTTGGATTTGCCCAACTGGCGGGCCCGGTGGCGCACCGGAACCTCCCCAAGCCTGCCGCCCGAGAGGACGGCATAGATGGCGATGAACCGATGCATCTCCCCATACAAATGCATGTGTCGGATCACCTCTCGTCTATAGGCCTTCAGCGCACAACCGAAGTCGTGGAGCTTCACTCCCGTGGCGCGCGAGATAAGCCTGTTCGCCAAAAGGCTGGGAAGGTTGCGCTTGATTGCGTCATCCTTACGGTCGGATCGCCAGCCTGAGACCACATCAAAACCCTCGTCCATTTTGGCGAGTAGCAGGGGAATGTCCGCAGGGTCGTTCTGGAGGTCGCCGTCAAGCGTGACGACCACGTTGCCTTGCGCGTGGTGAAACCCTGCGACGAGGGCAGTCGTCTGCCCATAATTGGAACGGAGATGAAGGGCCCGGAGCCTGGGTTCGGTCTGCGCCAAAGCGCCGATCTCAACCGCCGTCCCATCGGAGCTGCCGTCATTGACCAACATGATCTCAAACTCCCGGCCGGCGTCTTCCATGGCTTTGACGATGGCCCTGACCAACGGAGTGATGTTTCCTTCCTCGTTGTACACTGGAACGACCACGGTCACAATGTCGGTATTGCAAGGCCGCAGGCGATACGGGATAGGTGCTCCAACCATGATAATATCCGGCAGAGGATCCAGACTTCATGGGTTACCCGCAACCTCAAAAGAATGGTGCGTAGGCATGGACGAGCCCGCCGGTCACGGCCAAACTTCGCCCTTGCCAACCTGAACATTTTTCAGCCCTCTCGGTCTTTGGCCCCTTCATTGTCTTTTTTTCGCATGCTTCGTATCACATTTGGCTTAGGAGTTGCCGAGGCGTTCCTCATTATCGTTTCGTCTACACCCGTGTCAGCAGAGTCCCCTTCGGCTCTGCTTCCCGATGAATACCTGCCTGAGTTGCGCACGCTTCTGACCCAAGCGGTCAACCAGTCGCCTCCCACATTGAGGGCCTCTCTGGAGGTTGCCCGCGCGCGCGCTCAGGAGTTGGTCGACAGCAGCGCAATGTGGCCGACCCTATCAGCCGATATACGTTGGGCCGCGGTGGAATCGAGTATCGCGGGGACCTCCACCCAAAAAAACCGTAATGCCGGATTGTTCTACACCCTGAGTCTGTATCAGCCAGTCTTTCATTGGGGAGCATTGAAGGCCCAGTCCGACATAGGCAAGATTGAGACGGATATTGCAGAGAAGCGTTTCGAGGACACCTACCGCACGCTCGCACTCACCATTCGATCCCAGTACCTCGACTTGATTCAGCGGAAAAAGGGTTGGAACTACAGCAAGTTCACACTCCAGCAAACCGAAGCCCGTTTCCAGGCGCTCCAACAACGCCGTGACGCCGGAGCGATATCCGCTGCAGAACTCAACGAGCCCCGATTGAAATTGGCTGAGGCACGCATTGCTGCGGATCGCATGGAGGAGTCCTTCGTTCAAGGTTGCCGTACCCTCGCGGCCCTGTGCGGCGTGCAAACCATCTCGGCTGACCAGGTGCCCGACGAGTTTCCGAAACCCGAGATCACAGAGGAACAATTGCAGGCTCTTTACCGTCTTGCTGACTCGTTCGATCCCGGCAGAACCCCTCAAGGCGCCATCTATGAGATGACGATGAAGCAGAACCGCCTGAGCTATCGGATCGCTCGCAGTCGCACGCTTCCCAAGGTCGGCCTTTCCGCTTCTGCCAGCCAGCAGAACAGCACAACTGCTTTTGGCGGCGGAATCACTCAGTCGGACGTAACCCAGCAGATGGTGGGTGTTGCGGCGAATTGGACCATTTTCGATGGCTTCGCCGCTCGCGGACAGAAGCTGGCGCTTCTCCAACAAAGGCGTCAGCTCAACAACACTATCTCCGAATACGATCGTGCTCAGCGCGAGAAGATTGATGCCTTGCGCAAGCAGATCGGTTTCGCCGTGCGCTCGCTTGAGATCTCGGAAACGCGCCTCAATATTTCAAACAATTCGGTTGCTGTCGTTGCGGCAGAGGTCAAGTCAGGGCACTCTTCTCCAGATGGGCTGGAAACCGTGCAATCAACAGCCCGTACAACCGAACTCACCACGCTTACCTATCGCACGGATTTCTTTGCCAAGGTCGCCGAATATCTCTCGACCCTCGGTGTTGATCCGGCGCTGAGCGCTTTCGAACAACGCAAGTAAAATGCCGATACTTTCGCGCACGACCACGCGCATTCTCCTGGCCGCCGCAGCCGTGGCGGTCCTCATTTTCACAGCCGTCTATTTTACGCGTCCAGTTGCGCGCGTTCAGGTCGTCACCGGAGGCACCGCGATCAACGCCGTCCCTGGCAGCGTGGTCGTCCGCGCTGAGCGCGACGAGCAACTCCGCACCGAGGTGAGCGGCAAGATGCTCAAAACGGACATGGACGATGGTAAGTTCGTCAAGGAAGGCGAATTTCTGGCGCAGCTCGATCCAGGGGATCTCCAGCTTGAGATTGAAAAATACGAGGATGATCTCACTGCAGTTAAGCGGCGTGTGGAGGTCGACAAGTCCGCCGAGCTTGAGCTCGAGAACGCAAAGGCGGAGTTCGAGAATGCGACCCGCATCCACAAGCAGGGCATGATGTCGGACTTCGATTATCAAAAGCAGGGCCGCCTGTTGAAACAGATGACCCAGAAACTTGAGATAACAGGAGTTGCCAATCAACAGCAGATCGACTCCCTGGAAAACACGCTTAAGACCAAGAAGCGGCAGCTGGAGAAGATGACCGTGCGCGCTCCTTTTGACTGCGTGATCTCCAAGGTTTTCGTGCGTCAAAATGCCCTCGTCACCGCGGGCGAGCCCCTGGCGGTTCTCATCTCTGTGAATAGGACTGTTGAGGCCAAGATCTCCGAGGAGAATTTCTCGGGCGTGCGTGTCGGGCAGAAAGCCGTTGTTCGTTTCCTTGGCTACGAAGGCACCTTCGAGGGGGTGGTGGAGAAGATGTTGCCGACAGCAGACCCGGAGACTCAACGGTACCTCGTGCATCTTGACGTCCAGATCGACATCGCTCGCCTGATCCCCGGTATTACGGGTGAGGTGAGCATCGTCATCGGCGAACGGGAGTCGAAGACCCTTGTTCCTCGCCGCGCACTTTTCGGCCACAGCGTGTTCGTCGTGAAGAATGGCGTTGTCCAGGCACGCCCGGTTCAACTCGGCTTTGTGAGTCTCAACATGGTTGAAGTCGTCGGCGGCCTCGAGCCGGGTGAAGTGATCATCGTCGAGCAAATCGACCGCTTCCGGAACGGGCAGCGCGTTCGCACGGAGCTGAAAAAGTAAGGGCCGTACGCCCATGTCGCCAAACCTGCGGATCGCCTTCCGTTTTCTGACGGCCAAGAAGCGCGCCATGGCCATGAGCCTGTCGTGCATCATTTTGGGCGTGGGCCTCTTCGTGGTGACGCAGGCAACAACCAGCGGCTTCGAAGATTTCTTCATCCGCACGATCCTCGGCACAAACGGTGCCCTCCGGATCGAAGACAAGATTCAGGACACGCTCACGTCGATCTCCCTCCAGGGCAAGGAGGGCGACGCCTCCTTCGAGTATGAATCGCGCGACGGACGGAAATTCATCGAAGGCGTTGCGGAGCCAAAGCTCCTCATCGCCGCACTCCGCCAATTTGAGAATGTCGCGGGCATATCCGAGGTGGTCACAGGTTCCGTCGTTATTCGAAGTAACGTTAAAAACGAGTCGGTGAAGGTGTACGGCGTCAATATTGATGACCACCTGCGTGTATCCGATATGGCACGACAAATCGTCGAAGGATCGTTGGCCGATTTCCGCAGTTCACCGGCCTCCGTCATGTTGGGCAAGGAGATGGCCAGGCGCCTTCAGACCGGCGTCGGAGACTGGATCATTCTGGAGGCCATGCAGCAGCAGAGGCGTTACCGTGTCGTCGCCCTTTATGAAACCGGAGTCTCCGACATCGACCGTGTGCGCGTGTACCTGAACATGGGCGAGGCACGCTCGCTCCTCAAGATGCCCACCGGATCCACCTTTATCCAAGTCAACCTGTTCGACAAGGACCGCGCCCCGCAGGACGCCGAGCGCATCGAGGCGGTCCTTCGCCACAGTGCCGCCAGTTGGCAGCGGCGCGAGAAGACCTGGCTGGGTGTGTTTCGGGCACTGCGCATTTCCACTGGCATCACAGTCTCCGTTTTTACGCTCATCGCGGGCCTCGCCATGTTCAATACCCTAGCGATGATTGTGATGGAGAAGACCAAGGACATCGCGATTTTGCGGTCCATGGGCTACACCCGTGAGGACATCACGCGCATCTTCCTCTGGCAGGCTGCCATCGTGTTGGCGATTGGTGCCGTTGCAGGGTGCTTCCTGGGAGCTGTGATCACGTTCACCGTGTCGAAAGTTCCGATACACATCCGCGGTATCTTTGCGACGGATACGTTCATCGTCGCCTGGTCGATCTGGCACTACCTTGCCGCAGTACTAATCTCAATTGTCATGGTGATGGTCGCCAGCTTGATTCCGGCGCGGCGTGCGGCGCGTCTTGAGCCAGGTGATGTCATCCGGGGGACGGCGCAATAGAGCCAGGAGCCAGGAGCCAGGAGCCAGGAGCCAGGAGCCAGGAGCCAGGAGCCAGGAGCCAAAGATAACCTGCTACGAAAAATCGAAAATTTGTTCAACTCTCACCCATTCCAATGCTGAGCGCCAGAAAGGTTTTGCCGCCACAGCCAATGCATTTTTGCTGGCTACCGGCTACTGGCTCCTGGCTACCCTCTTGATCCGAGTCCCACTTCCAACACCTTGAATCCGAATTCCACCGTCGCCATCCGCTGCGAGAACCTGAACCGATACCTCGGTCAGGGGGAGGGGAGGGTGCATGTGCTGCGGGGGGTGTCGTTTGAGGCGCGTGCGGGCGACGTCTATGCCATCGTGGGACCCTCAGGCTGTGGGAAAAGTACGCTTCTCTACCTCCTTGGCCTTCTCGATAGGCCGGATGGCGGCCAGATATGGATCAAGGATCGGCTTATGTCCAACAGTTCGGACCTTGACCGGACTGCAGCACGGGGAGAACACATCGGTTTTGTTTTTCAGTTTCACTTCCTGATGCTGGAGTTTTCCGCTCTGGAAAACGTCATGATGCCCATGCGAAAGCTCGGCAAACTGGGAGAGGAGGAGATGAAGGCGCGGGCGCACATGCTGCTCGACTCCGTGGGTCTCGGACAAAAGACGCACCGGCTCGGCACTCAACTCTCTGGCGGAGAGCAACAGCGTGTTGCGATCGCACGCGCCCTCGCCAACCAACCAGCCATCATTCTTGCAGACGAACCAACCGGAAACTTGGACGTCAAAAACTCGACCTTGGTATTCGATTTGATGACCCGCCTGGCCAAAGAGAACGGTCAGGCCATTGTGCTCGTGACTCACAACCCTGAAATCGCGAACCGCTGCGACCACGTGAGGCCGATGCGCGATGGGTTATTCGTGTAGCGGGAGCCCCGAGCGGAGTCGAGGGGGAGCCGGGAGTCGGTGGTGAGGACTGAAGTGCGGGGGGCGGGCTGTGGTGAGTGGTTGGTGCTCGTCGCTCACCACCGTTCGTTCTTGATGTGCGTTGAGTCCCAATCCAACACCACTCACCGCAGCTCCGTGCCGCGCCCCTGACTCCCTGCCCCTCGCCTCAGCCCCAGCACCGGCTACCGTCCACTAACTCCCGGCCACCGCCACGAGCGCACAAGTATTTCTAATGGACTGTCTTTACAAGCCTCCTACCGTAAGCTGTGCTGTAGAAAGTGAGTTGCTCTTCTAATTTTTGATTTACTTTGGAATCAGCCGCTCATTCCTTCCCCCTCTGGTTTCAAATAAGTAAACGACCTGTGAGCTCCAAACACTCGCGCAAGAGTTTCTTCACCCAAATTCTTGGGGTTCTGGCCGCCGTTGGCATCGCGCCACGCCTAATAGCCAGGCCTCGGGCCACCTTGCCCCAGGAGGCTGCCGGTGACGCGCCCTTCAAGATCCAAACGGATGCACGGGCGGTCTCGCGCTCTGGCGACATTCGCTGACTCCCTCTCGCGCCCCTTTTCGTCCTATGTCGAATATCTTTCCGAAGTCGGCAAACAAGCTGCCGCTGCAGATCATCATCTTCGTGGTGGTACTGGCAGGCGTCGTGACAGCTGCCACCACCTATTACGCCACGAATAAGTATATCAACGTCGGGTACGCGCCGACTCAGCCGGTCCCGTTCAGCCATGCGCTGCACAATGGCCAGCTTGGCATCGACTGCCGCTACTGCCACAGCAACGTCGAAAAGAGTGGCCACAGCAACGTGCCGACGGCGCAGACGTGCATGAATTGCCATAATCAGGGTCTCATCAAGCCTGACAGTCCGTTGCTCGCTCCCGTACGTGCGAGCTACGCGTCTGGTGATCCGGTGCCGTGGGTCAAGATCCACCAAGTTCCAGACTACGCCTATTTCAACCACAGCGTTCACGTGAACCGCGGCGTCT encodes:
- a CDS encoding glycosyltransferase family 4 protein codes for the protein MKVLLINYEFPPVGGGAGNATYELARALLALGHEAVVLTSAYPGRSPDHVPNGVRLIEVPSKRARVDRASLSEMASFVWHAGLRIRRVLRDEKPDVMWAFFSIPCGPIAWWGWRATRVPYLVLLRGGDVPGNEPSLDRMHRWLRPLRHAVMRQARAVIANSDALKAASEKADPFPVSVVPNGVDTVFWHPPAEPRPALPRRYLFVGRFQPQKNIPGIFEALAQKMRNGEEFEFHLVGDGPQRADLETLARDLGLSGRITWHGWLTKEELHSQYQHCHVMINFSHYEGMSNAVLEAQACGMEVWVGTGPANPDPGLKLSNQTRTPEIGIRLGHFTLWEETAGGLLSRTSAKSSPA
- the asnB gene encoding asparagine synthase (glutamine-hydrolyzing) encodes the protein MCGICGFVGRADGKALRAMTRALQHRGPDGEGVWSDAAGRVHFGHRRLAVVDLACGAQPMKSRDGRFTIVFNGEIYNHRELRSQLEQQGSRFATDHSDTEVLLEGYRTWGAALQERLNGMWAFALHDSDTGETFLSRDRFGKKPLFYFERNGTFAFASELSALLLHPDAPGKRDIDERALQKYYAYGYIPAPLTLIRGVHKLPGGHSVTLAPAGVGSRSREWWRFVLEPENTPVDERLLDEELRHHLARAVGRRLIADVPVGVFLSGGVDSSAVAAFASTQLAKGSLSTFTIGFEEPSFDESAHAAQVAAHLNTRHQLRTLSMEKARTLLPEIASKLDEPMADSSLLPTHLLSGFAREQVTVALSGDGADELFAGYDPFLALRHAATYRRWMPRALHPAIAWAAGRLPVSHRNMSLDFKLKRTLRGLGVAESLQLPVWMAPVPPEALSELLGRSLDSEDVFSEAIQAWERSQGLDPVDRTVQFYSDLYLRDDILTKVDRASMMHGLEVRSPFLDKDVVDFARRLPSRLKCDGKQTKVLLKRALAPLLPAATLTRAKKGFGVPIGAWFKTGALTLEPAKAWNPRFAAARLAEHCAGRADERAYLWCEWVLSAWRGAQ
- a CDS encoding glycosyltransferase family 2 protein, which gives rise to MVGAPIPYRLRPCNTDIVTVVVPVYNEEGNITPLVRAIVKAMEDAGREFEIMLVNDGSSDGTAVEIGALAQTEPRLRALHLRSNYGQTTALVAGFHHAQGNVVVTLDGDLQNDPADIPLLLAKMDEGFDVVSGWRSDRKDDAIKRNLPSLLANRLISRATGVKLHDFGCALKAYRREVIRHMHLYGEMHRFIAIYAVLSGGRLGEVPVRHRARQLGKSKYGLERSFKVLFDLLVVLFLQRYAQKPMYLFGGFGVLSLGCSLLAALGAVYYKFLGGKSFIETPLPLISGTFMLVGTLCFLMGLLAELSIRTYHESQDKPTYLIARGDNIDPRYDAV
- a CDS encoding TolC family protein; this translates as MLRITFGLGVAEAFLIIVSSTPVSAESPSALLPDEYLPELRTLLTQAVNQSPPTLRASLEVARARAQELVDSSAMWPTLSADIRWAAVESSIAGTSTQKNRNAGLFYTLSLYQPVFHWGALKAQSDIGKIETDIAEKRFEDTYRTLALTIRSQYLDLIQRKKGWNYSKFTLQQTEARFQALQQRRDAGAISAAELNEPRLKLAEARIAADRMEESFVQGCRTLAALCGVQTISADQVPDEFPKPEITEEQLQALYRLADSFDPGRTPQGAIYEMTMKQNRLSYRIARSRTLPKVGLSASASQQNSTTAFGGGITQSDVTQQMVGVAANWTIFDGFAARGQKLALLQQRRQLNNTISEYDRAQREKIDALRKQIGFAVRSLEISETRLNISNNSVAVVAAEVKSGHSSPDGLETVQSTARTTELTTLTYRTDFFAKVAEYLSTLGVDPALSAFEQRK
- a CDS encoding efflux RND transporter periplasmic adaptor subunit, giving the protein MPILSRTTTRILLAAAAVAVLIFTAVYFTRPVARVQVVTGGTAINAVPGSVVVRAERDEQLRTEVSGKMLKTDMDDGKFVKEGEFLAQLDPGDLQLEIEKYEDDLTAVKRRVEVDKSAELELENAKAEFENATRIHKQGMMSDFDYQKQGRLLKQMTQKLEITGVANQQQIDSLENTLKTKKRQLEKMTVRAPFDCVISKVFVRQNALVTAGEPLAVLISVNRTVEAKISEENFSGVRVGQKAVVRFLGYEGTFEGVVEKMLPTADPETQRYLVHLDVQIDIARLIPGITGEVSIVIGERESKTLVPRRALFGHSVFVVKNGVVQARPVQLGFVSLNMVEVVGGLEPGEVIIVEQIDRFRNGQRVRTELKK
- a CDS encoding ABC transporter permease codes for the protein MSPNLRIAFRFLTAKKRAMAMSLSCIILGVGLFVVTQATTSGFEDFFIRTILGTNGALRIEDKIQDTLTSISLQGKEGDASFEYESRDGRKFIEGVAEPKLLIAALRQFENVAGISEVVTGSVVIRSNVKNESVKVYGVNIDDHLRVSDMARQIVEGSLADFRSSPASVMLGKEMARRLQTGVGDWIILEAMQQQRRYRVVALYETGVSDIDRVRVYLNMGEARSLLKMPTGSTFIQVNLFDKDRAPQDAERIEAVLRHSAASWQRREKTWLGVFRALRISTGITVSVFTLIAGLAMFNTLAMIVMEKTKDIAILRSMGYTREDITRIFLWQAAIVLAIGAVAGCFLGAVITFTVSKVPIHIRGIFATDTFIVAWSIWHYLAAVLISIVMVMVASLIPARRAARLEPGDVIRGTAQ
- a CDS encoding ABC transporter ATP-binding protein; amino-acid sequence: MNPNSTVAIRCENLNRYLGQGEGRVHVLRGVSFEARAGDVYAIVGPSGCGKSTLLYLLGLLDRPDGGQIWIKDRLMSNSSDLDRTAARGEHIGFVFQFHFLMLEFSALENVMMPMRKLGKLGEEEMKARAHMLLDSVGLGQKTHRLGTQLSGGEQQRVAIARALANQPAIILADEPTGNLDVKNSTLVFDLMTRLAKENGQAIVLVTHNPEIANRCDHVRPMRDGLFV
- a CDS encoding cytochrome c3 family protein is translated as MSNIFPKSANKLPLQIIIFVVVLAGVVTAATTYYATNKYINVGYAPTQPVPFSHALHNGQLGIDCRYCHSNVEKSGHSNVPTAQTCMNCHNQGLIKPDSPLLAPVRASYASGDPVPWVKIHQVPDYAYFNHSVHVNRGVSCVECHGKINEMEVVGQAKSLTMGFCLDCHRNPAQAVRPLKEITNLNWDPKKHPEHEKWAAEFVKNNKILPPQSCTGCHR